A single Ochrobactrum sp. BTU1 DNA region contains:
- a CDS encoding DNA starvation/stationary phase protection protein, with protein MTDNVKSRRSASLKTPSGFSEEAVKEISGGITALLADVFAIYLKTKNFHWHMSGAHFRDYHLLLDEQGDQIFAITDDLAERARKLGGNTLRSIGDISRHQRILDNDAEFVHPHEMLAELRDDNKALVESMRVLHELCDEYGDVATASLLENWIDEGERRVWFLFETLRGTNG; from the coding sequence ATGACTGATAATGTAAAATCCCGTCGCTCTGCCTCTCTCAAGACACCAAGCGGTTTTTCGGAAGAAGCCGTGAAGGAAATTTCCGGCGGTATCACTGCTCTGCTCGCAGATGTGTTTGCCATTTATCTTAAGACCAAGAATTTCCATTGGCACATGTCTGGCGCGCATTTCCGCGATTATCATCTACTGCTGGACGAACAGGGCGATCAGATTTTTGCGATCACCGACGATCTGGCAGAACGCGCACGCAAGCTTGGTGGAAACACGCTGCGCTCCATCGGCGATATTTCGCGCCACCAGCGCATTCTCGATAATGATGCGGAGTTTGTGCATCCGCATGAAATGCTCGCCGAGCTGCGCGACGACAACAAGGCGCTTGTTGAAAGTATGCGCGTGCTGCACGAGCTTTGCGACGAATATGGCGATGTGGCAACCGCAAGCCTGCTCGAAAACTGGATCGACGAAGGCGAACGCCGCGTTTGGTTCCTGT
- a CDS encoding Crp/Fnr family transcriptional regulator — protein MATIDRGLVRKLSLFAKMSDDELDKLVSYASTRRVVPGETIFEQGDDAVLFFLLLHGRLKVNQVTPDGQQIIVRMVHPGDLFGFAKALQRSDYPGTAMAVAESIVLAWPTELWDYFVEQNPGLAMNAIQTIGKRLEEAHTRIREMSTEEVERRVAHAVLRLARQAGKKEEDGIRIDFPITRQDIAEMTGTTLHTVSRILSNWEGQGFVRGGRQKLTVISMAGIKRLADGNP, from the coding sequence ATGGCCACGATAGATCGCGGGCTTGTCAGAAAACTATCGTTGTTCGCAAAGATGAGCGATGACGAGCTGGACAAGCTTGTGTCTTACGCCTCAACGCGGCGTGTCGTTCCGGGCGAAACCATTTTTGAACAGGGCGATGATGCCGTCCTGTTCTTTTTGCTGCTTCACGGCCGCCTCAAGGTTAATCAGGTAACTCCAGACGGACAGCAAATCATCGTTCGCATGGTCCATCCCGGTGACCTATTCGGCTTCGCCAAGGCTTTGCAAAGGAGCGACTATCCCGGCACGGCAATGGCTGTTGCCGAAAGCATTGTTCTGGCATGGCCAACAGAACTTTGGGACTATTTCGTCGAACAGAATCCTGGCCTGGCAATGAATGCAATCCAAACCATCGGCAAGCGGCTTGAAGAAGCCCATACCCGAATCCGCGAGATGTCGACCGAGGAAGTTGAGCGTCGCGTTGCACACGCCGTACTGCGTCTTGCCCGGCAAGCCGGTAAAAAGGAAGAGGATGGTATCCGTATTGACTTCCCCATCACCCGCCAGGATATCGCCGAAATGACGGGCACAACGCTGCATACTGTATCGCGTATCCTCAGCAACTGGGAAGGTCAGGGTTTCGTTCGCGGCGGCCGTCAGAAACTAACCGTCATCAGTATGGCTGGCATAAAGCGTCTTGCCGACGGCAACCCATAA
- a CDS encoding alpha/beta hydrolase, whose protein sequence is MTTNFIETKDGTKIFYKDWGTGQPILFSHGWPLSGDAWSVQMLFFAEKGYRVIAHDRRGHGRSDQPWNGNNMDQYADDLSELIEKLDLKDVILVGHSTGGGEVAHYIGRHGNSRVAKAVLVGAVPPLMLKTANNPEGTPIEVFDGIRKGTRSDRSQFFKDLTLPFYGFNREGAKVNEGLRENFWLQGMVGSIKGLYDCVREFSEVDYTDDLKKIEVPTLVIHGDDDQIVPIAAAGEKTAKIVKNATLKVYPGAPHGLAETEADKFNADVLEFIQS, encoded by the coding sequence ATGACGACGAATTTCATCGAAACCAAAGACGGCACCAAGATTTTCTACAAGGACTGGGGCACAGGTCAACCAATCCTGTTCTCGCATGGCTGGCCGCTTTCGGGCGACGCCTGGAGCGTGCAGATGCTATTTTTCGCTGAGAAAGGCTATCGCGTTATCGCGCATGACCGTCGCGGTCATGGTCGTTCCGATCAGCCATGGAATGGCAACAACATGGATCAATATGCCGATGATCTGTCAGAGCTGATCGAAAAGCTCGACTTAAAGGATGTGATCCTTGTCGGACATTCGACCGGCGGCGGCGAAGTCGCTCACTATATTGGCCGCCACGGCAATAGCCGCGTCGCCAAAGCCGTGCTGGTTGGTGCCGTTCCGCCACTGATGCTCAAGACTGCAAACAATCCCGAAGGCACGCCGATTGAAGTCTTCGACGGCATTCGCAAGGGCACCCGCTCCGACAGATCGCAGTTCTTCAAGGATTTGACGCTGCCATTTTACGGCTTCAACCGCGAAGGCGCCAAGGTCAATGAAGGCCTGCGCGAGAACTTCTGGCTGCAGGGCATGGTCGGTTCGATCAAGGGGCTCTACGACTGCGTTCGCGAGTTCTCGGAAGTCGATTACACGGATGATCTGAAAAAGATCGAAGTGCCGACGCTGGTGATCCACGGCGATGACGATCAGATCGTGCCAATTGCAGCCGCGGGCGAAAAGACCGCCAAGATCGTGAAAAATGCAACGCTCAAGGTTTATCCTGGCGCGCCGCATGGTTTGGCGGAGACCGAAGCCGACAAGTTCAACGCCGACGTTCTGGAATTCATCCAGTCGTAA
- the nirK gene encoding nitrite reductase, copper-containing, with the protein MADQMQINRRTILAGAALAGALAPVLATTSAWGNGAIRKASAAEIAALPRQKVELVNPPFVHAHSQAAEGGPKVVEFTMVIEEKKIVIDDAGTEVHAMAFNGTVPGPLMVVHQDDYVELTLINPETNTLMHNIDFHAATGALGGGGLTEINPGEKTVLRFKATKPGVFVYHCAPPGMVPWHVVSGMNGAIMVLPRDGLHDGKGNKLSYDKIYYVGEQDFYVPRDEAGQYKKYDAPGDAYEDTVKVMRTLTPTHVVFNGAVGALTGDKAMTAKVGEKVLIVHSQANRDTRPHLIGGHGDYVWATGKFNTPPDLDQETWFIPGGAAAAAFYTFQQPGIYAYVNHNLIEAFELGAAAHFKVTGEWNDDLMTSVLAPSGM; encoded by the coding sequence ATGGCAGACCAGATGCAGATCAACCGCCGCACGATACTGGCAGGAGCAGCACTCGCTGGTGCGCTAGCCCCGGTGCTTGCGACAACATCCGCCTGGGGTAATGGCGCAATTCGGAAGGCCAGTGCAGCGGAAATTGCAGCACTACCCCGGCAGAAAGTGGAACTGGTGAACCCGCCATTCGTCCACGCTCACAGCCAGGCCGCAGAGGGTGGGCCGAAGGTTGTCGAATTTACGATGGTGATCGAAGAAAAGAAAATCGTCATTGATGATGCGGGGACTGAAGTTCATGCCATGGCTTTCAATGGCACCGTTCCCGGTCCGCTGATGGTCGTGCATCAGGACGATTATGTTGAACTGACACTCATTAATCCTGAAACCAACACGCTGATGCACAATATCGATTTCCATGCGGCAACCGGTGCATTGGGTGGCGGTGGACTGACGGAAATCAACCCCGGTGAGAAGACGGTCCTTCGTTTCAAGGCCACCAAGCCCGGCGTTTTCGTCTACCACTGCGCACCTCCCGGAATGGTTCCTTGGCACGTTGTCTCGGGCATGAATGGGGCGATCATGGTGTTGCCACGCGATGGACTGCACGATGGCAAGGGTAACAAGCTTTCTTATGACAAGATCTATTATGTCGGCGAGCAGGACTTCTATGTGCCTCGCGATGAAGCTGGTCAGTATAAGAAATACGACGCTCCAGGTGATGCATATGAAGACACTGTGAAGGTGATGCGTACACTGACACCGACGCATGTTGTCTTTAACGGTGCAGTCGGTGCATTGACCGGCGACAAGGCAATGACCGCCAAGGTCGGCGAGAAGGTGTTGATCGTTCACTCGCAAGCCAATCGCGATACGAGACCTCACCTCATCGGCGGACATGGTGACTATGTCTGGGCAACTGGCAAGTTCAACACACCGCCAGATCTCGATCAGGAAACCTGGTTCATTCCGGGCGGAGCTGCGGCAGCAGCCTTCTACACATTCCAGCAACCCGGCATCTATGCCTATGTGAACCACAATCTGATCGAAGCCTTTGAACTGGGTGCAGCCGCGCATTTCAAAGTCACCGGCGAATGGAATGACGATCTGATGACGTCGGTTCTGGCGCCGTCTGGGATGTAA
- a CDS encoding formylglycine-generating enzyme family protein — translation MTKGNKKKRLRELAVAVPAVLLAVVAGLFVVDAAGRAERSSRDTQFERPQTIVVAPRSMTYRADGDFQKNNYPVDAPLTTRKLAQSFEIMKYQVSASDYERCIADGFCQPAETLPHNRNGLGANAPIVGVSYDDAENYAKWLSQKTGEIWHLPTDEQWAFAAGSRFTDTALGIEDDAAANPALRWLKDYEQQSARKLERSPEVRSAGAFGENELGIADVAGNVWEWTQTCHRRVNIDAYGKIVAETPVCGVYVVNGKHRAAMSSFIRNPKTGGCSVGVPPDNLGFRLVRDGRWYAVVLKRLKEFSI, via the coding sequence ATGACCAAAGGTAATAAGAAGAAGCGCCTTCGGGAGTTGGCCGTGGCTGTACCGGCTGTCTTGCTGGCGGTGGTTGCGGGTCTGTTTGTGGTCGATGCAGCAGGACGCGCAGAACGCAGCTCTCGGGATACCCAATTTGAGCGCCCGCAGACCATTGTCGTTGCACCGCGCAGCATGACCTATCGCGCTGATGGCGACTTTCAAAAGAACAATTATCCGGTGGATGCACCGCTGACGACGCGCAAACTCGCGCAATCCTTTGAGATTATGAAATATCAGGTCAGCGCATCCGACTATGAGCGTTGCATCGCCGATGGTTTCTGCCAACCGGCGGAAACGTTACCGCATAATCGAAACGGATTGGGCGCCAATGCACCCATTGTCGGCGTGAGCTACGATGATGCGGAAAACTATGCCAAATGGTTATCGCAAAAGACTGGTGAAATCTGGCATTTGCCGACCGACGAGCAATGGGCTTTTGCTGCCGGTTCACGCTTTACCGATACAGCTCTGGGCATTGAGGACGATGCCGCAGCCAACCCCGCTTTAAGGTGGCTCAAGGACTATGAGCAGCAGAGCGCGCGCAAGCTCGAGCGCAGTCCTGAAGTCCGTTCCGCAGGTGCATTTGGTGAAAACGAACTTGGCATCGCAGACGTTGCCGGCAATGTATGGGAATGGACACAGACCTGTCATCGCCGCGTGAATATCGATGCGTATGGCAAAATCGTTGCCGAAACACCTGTTTGCGGTGTCTATGTGGTCAATGGTAAGCACCGTGCCGCCATGAGCTCTTTCATCCGCAACCCCAAGACAGGCGGCTGTAGCGTTGGTGTGCCACCCGACAATCTGGGCTTTCGTCTGGTTCGCGACGGTCGCTGGTATGCGGTCGTGCTGAAACGGCTGAAAGAATTCTCAATATGA